One window of Desulfarculus baarsii DSM 2075 genomic DNA carries:
- a CDS encoding isocitrate/isopropylmalate dehydrogenase family protein, whose product MTENIYDIAVIGGDGIGPEVVEAEIAVLEATGLAWNFSSYEAGDDCLASRGQALPQATLDGALAAQAVIFGAAGVSAADVILRLRAELGTFVNLRPSVAYKGVNCLHPQTDMMIVRENTECLYAGIEAQLTPEVVTATRVITSQASTRIVNYALEWARQAGGKKVTAVHKANVLRKTDGHFLQCCRAAARQFPDVPYEEALVDSVAMRMAMRPEEFQVIVTTNLFGDILSDLAAGLIGGLGMCPSANLGQAHALFEPVHGTAPDIAGQGKANPSAAILCGAMLLRHLGQEQWAARVEKAVADCVADGQATSDLGGKLRTMEMARAVIDRL is encoded by the coding sequence ATGACCGAAAATATTTATGACATTGCCGTGATCGGCGGCGACGGCATCGGCCCCGAGGTGGTCGAGGCCGAGATCGCCGTGCTCGAGGCCACCGGCCTGGCCTGGAATTTCAGCAGCTACGAGGCCGGCGACGACTGCCTGGCCAGCCGCGGCCAGGCCCTGCCCCAGGCCACCCTGGACGGCGCGTTGGCCGCCCAGGCCGTGATCTTCGGCGCGGCCGGCGTCAGCGCCGCCGACGTGATTCTGCGCCTGCGCGCCGAGTTGGGCACCTTTGTCAATCTGCGGCCGTCGGTGGCCTACAAGGGCGTCAACTGCCTGCACCCCCAGACCGACATGATGATCGTGCGCGAAAACACCGAATGCCTCTACGCCGGCATCGAGGCCCAACTCACCCCGGAGGTCGTCACCGCCACCAGGGTCATCACCAGCCAGGCCAGCACGCGCATCGTCAACTACGCCCTGGAGTGGGCCCGCCAGGCCGGCGGCAAGAAAGTCACCGCCGTGCACAAGGCCAACGTCCTGCGCAAGACCGACGGCCATTTTCTGCAATGCTGCCGCGCCGCCGCCCGGCAATTCCCCGACGTGCCCTACGAGGAGGCCCTGGTCGACTCGGTGGCCATGCGCATGGCCATGCGGCCCGAGGAGTTCCAGGTCATCGTCACCACCAATCTTTTTGGCGACATCCTCTCCGACCTGGCCGCCGGGCTCATCGGTGGCCTGGGCATGTGCCCCAGCGCCAACCTGGGCCAGGCCCACGCCCTGTTCGAGCCCGTCCACGGCACCGCCCCGGATATCGCCGGCCAGGGCAAGGCCAACCCCAGTGCGGCCATCCTCTGCGGGGCCATGCTGCTGCGCCACCTGGGCCAGGAGCAATGGGCCGCCCGCGTCGAAAAGGCCGTGGCCGACTGCGTGGCCGACGGTCAGGCCACCAGCGACCTGGGCGGCAAGCTGCGCACCATGGAAATGGCCCGCGCCGTCATCGATCGGCTCTAG
- the budA gene encoding acetolactate decarboxylase, producing MKNFPRLCALATLILLLAAAGARAQEQTLYQYSTLDALLEGVYDGQLTMAELLGHGDLGLGTFNGLDGEMVVIDGKAYQAPFSGKVELMPASARTPFAQVTAFAPEKAFEVKGPMDMAGLQAAIDKAIESPNLFYAIRVSGGFKHVTARSVPRQTRPYPRLVEVVKKQAVFQFDDVQGDIVGFLSPAYVKGLGAPGYHLHFLRADRQAGGHLLAVEIENATVQIDAIPGLRVQLPTSGDFLNVGLGDDKSADLHEVETKK from the coding sequence ATGAAAAACTTCCCGCGCCTTTGCGCCCTCGCCACCCTGATCCTGCTGCTGGCCGCCGCCGGCGCGCGGGCCCAGGAGCAGACGCTCTATCAATACTCCACCCTCGACGCCCTGCTCGAAGGCGTCTACGACGGCCAACTGACCATGGCCGAGCTGCTGGGCCACGGCGATCTGGGCCTGGGCACCTTCAACGGCCTGGACGGCGAGATGGTCGTCATCGACGGCAAGGCCTACCAGGCGCCCTTCAGCGGCAAGGTCGAGCTGATGCCCGCCTCGGCCCGCACGCCCTTTGCCCAGGTCACCGCCTTCGCCCCCGAAAAGGCCTTCGAGGTCAAGGGCCCCATGGACATGGCCGGCCTCCAGGCCGCCATCGACAAGGCCATCGAAAGCCCCAACCTTTTTTACGCCATCCGCGTCAGCGGCGGCTTCAAGCACGTCACCGCCCGCAGCGTGCCCCGCCAGACCAGGCCCTATCCCCGCCTGGTCGAGGTGGTCAAAAAGCAGGCCGTGTTCCAGTTCGACGACGTCCAGGGCGACATCGTCGGCTTCCTCTCGCCGGCCTACGTCAAGGGCCTGGGCGCGCCGGGCTATCACCTGCACTTTCTGCGCGCCGACCGCCAGGCCGGCGGCCACCTGCTGGCCGTCGAAATCGAAAACGCCACCGTGCAAATCGACGCCATCCCGGGCCTGCGCGTTCAACTGCCCACCAGCGGCGATTTCCTGAACGTGGGCCTGGGCGACGACAAGTCCGCCGACCTGCACGAGGTCGAAACGAAAAAATAA